One genomic region from Spirosoma sp. KCTC 42546 encodes:
- a CDS encoding OmpA family protein, with amino-acid sequence MRVWSILAGILVVMASSVSKAQSPDAPQRTASRNDAPTTERNPIQWASRVVGVSSEKKGEPTGEQYKASQALGRPSKIPEMGESPCAWAPFYADGTADEWIQVGFERPIQARQIIIAENVNPGAVVNVLVIDEKGKEHSVYQAASVQPRQDPLLRIFPKDSAYLCAQIKVVLNGAALKGMNQIDAIGISEDTKPITVGINVSKNTPKDIQKENLGKTVNSPGQEVAPVISPDGRTLYFTRNFNKANMGAPDRQDVWYSTLESASNGNPASWSEAINIGPPINNTGDNAISGMAPDGRTAYLINVYRPDGGMSFGISKSIRTKAGWSQPVECRIANNYNLHEKNQLEFCVSPDGKAIILAVQRKDTRGNRDLYVSLQKSDNTWSEPVSLGGVVNTAEFESSPFLAADGRTLYFTSAGHPGFGNGDIFVSRRQDESWGNWSEPENLGPAINTAEWDGYFTIPASGDFAYLSSRAGSLGEDDIFRLKLYPAIKPDPVAIISGQVLDAQSKKPVASEVASGLFGDDKEIAKVDYSPETGEYKMILPTQKVYNLKAKKEGYFTTTETIDLSKDKRFRDIRRNLYLVKIEPGQKIVMREVLFQQSQFTLLPGANSELDQVVSMLEKYPTMELLIEGHTDNQGDWEPNMKLSEDRVRVVKGYLTSKGIPETRIQTKAWGPSKPIASNETEEKRKQNRRVEFTILKL; translated from the coding sequence ATGCGAGTTTGGAGCATTTTGGCGGGTATATTGGTTGTAATGGCCAGTTCGGTCAGCAAAGCGCAGTCGCCTGACGCGCCACAGCGAACTGCCAGCCGTAACGATGCACCCACCACCGAACGAAACCCAATCCAATGGGCCAGTCGTGTGGTTGGCGTATCGTCAGAAAAGAAAGGCGAACCCACTGGCGAACAATATAAAGCCTCACAGGCCCTTGGCCGGCCCAGTAAAATTCCCGAAATGGGCGAAAGCCCATGTGCCTGGGCCCCTTTTTATGCCGATGGTACGGCTGATGAATGGATACAGGTAGGCTTTGAAAGACCAATACAGGCACGGCAAATCATTATAGCAGAAAACGTAAATCCGGGTGCGGTTGTCAACGTCCTCGTAATTGACGAGAAAGGAAAGGAGCATTCTGTTTATCAGGCAGCCAGCGTTCAGCCACGCCAGGACCCGCTCCTACGGATTTTCCCAAAAGATTCGGCCTACCTTTGTGCCCAAATTAAGGTTGTATTAAATGGAGCTGCCCTGAAGGGCATGAATCAGATTGATGCAATTGGTATTTCAGAGGATACAAAACCGATTACGGTTGGCATCAACGTTTCGAAAAATACGCCCAAGGACATTCAAAAGGAGAACCTCGGTAAAACCGTTAATTCACCTGGCCAGGAAGTAGCTCCTGTCATTTCGCCCGATGGCCGGACCCTTTATTTTACCCGAAATTTCAATAAAGCGAATATGGGTGCCCCGGACCGACAGGACGTCTGGTACTCTACGCTTGAGTCAGCCTCAAATGGCAACCCGGCTAGCTGGAGTGAAGCCATTAATATTGGCCCTCCCATCAACAATACCGGCGATAATGCCATTAGTGGTATGGCGCCTGATGGACGGACTGCGTACCTCATTAATGTGTATCGGCCCGATGGTGGTATGTCGTTTGGTATTTCTAAATCCATCCGAACCAAAGCCGGCTGGTCGCAACCCGTTGAATGCCGAATTGCAAACAATTACAACCTGCACGAAAAAAATCAACTGGAGTTTTGTGTCTCCCCCGATGGGAAAGCCATTATTCTGGCAGTTCAACGAAAGGATACCCGAGGCAATCGTGACCTCTACGTGTCACTTCAGAAATCGGATAATACCTGGTCGGAACCGGTTTCTTTAGGGGGTGTTGTCAATACAGCCGAATTTGAAAGCTCTCCTTTTCTGGCTGCAGATGGCCGAACACTTTATTTTACGTCGGCCGGACATCCTGGCTTCGGAAATGGCGATATTTTCGTCAGCCGTCGGCAGGATGAATCCTGGGGAAACTGGAGCGAGCCTGAAAACCTTGGTCCAGCCATTAATACGGCTGAGTGGGATGGCTACTTCACCATTCCAGCCTCGGGCGATTTTGCGTATCTGAGTTCGCGGGCAGGCTCATTGGGTGAGGATGACATTTTTCGGTTAAAACTATACCCAGCCATTAAGCCCGATCCCGTTGCCATTATTTCGGGACAGGTGTTAGATGCCCAGAGCAAAAAACCGGTAGCCTCAGAAGTAGCATCCGGTTTATTCGGCGATGACAAAGAAATAGCCAAAGTAGATTATAGTCCAGAAACGGGCGAGTACAAGATGATTCTTCCCACTCAGAAAGTCTATAACCTGAAGGCTAAAAAAGAAGGCTATTTTACAACAACTGAAACCATCGATCTAAGCAAAGACAAACGATTTCGGGATATCCGGCGCAATTTGTATCTGGTTAAAATTGAACCCGGGCAAAAAATTGTGATGCGTGAGGTACTGTTTCAACAGAGCCAGTTTACCTTGCTCCCGGGCGCAAATTCAGAGCTGGACCAGGTCGTGTCTATGCTTGAAAAATACCCAACTATGGAATTGCTGATTGAAGGTCATACGGACAATCAGGGCGATTGGGAGCCCAATATGAAGCTTTCCGAAGATCGCGTTCGGGTTGTAAAAGGGTATCTGACCAGTAAAGGAATTCCAGAAACACGTATCCAAACAAAGGCGTGGGGACCCAGCAAACCCATTGCCAGCAACGAAACCGAAGAGAAGCGTAAACAGAACCGGCGCGTAGAATTCACAATCCTGAAACTATGA
- a CDS encoding alpha-amylase family glycosyl hydrolase: MKKLYLALVLSSLLLTTACRNTPQDQTDNPSSDTTSRATLPAPDWAKNATIYEVNTRQFSPQGNFKAIEAQLPRLKEMGVDIIWLMPIYPISQGALSSPYAIVDYKLINPDYGTLAEFKSLVNRAHALGLRILLDWVASHTAQDHAWVQQHPDWYVTEKGKMVSPGKPQSGIPTGWANVVKLNYDNPDMRKAMTEAMQYWLKETDIDGYRCNAAGYVPNTYWAELRPQLDKIKTVFMLSEWEDDPDQFKSCFNMNYSWTMYNMMKAVAKGERTADKIDSLREANQKRFPSWYYQMMFTQNHDENTNNGTLDESFGPGADAFLVLSSTLEGMPLVYNGMESNLNKRLAILEKDTISWGNYAKSDFFKTLLTLKHRNRALWNGQAGGKAEKIITDHDDKVYAFHRQRENDRVVVILNLSGQAKTIHMMGDGFTGMYTEIFSHQPVELKPEMAVTLKPWEYRVLTN, from the coding sequence ATGAAGAAATTATACCTGGCCCTAGTACTCAGTTCGCTTCTCCTGACAACGGCCTGTCGCAATACTCCACAGGACCAAACCGATAACCCATCTTCTGATACAACATCGCGGGCTACTTTACCGGCGCCCGACTGGGCTAAAAACGCAACTATTTACGAAGTTAACACCCGCCAGTTTTCACCCCAGGGCAATTTCAAAGCTATAGAAGCTCAATTGCCCCGACTGAAAGAAATGGGCGTCGATATTATCTGGTTGATGCCCATCTACCCAATTAGTCAAGGAGCGCTTAGTAGTCCCTATGCTATAGTCGATTATAAGCTGATCAATCCAGACTATGGCACACTGGCCGAATTCAAATCACTTGTAAATCGGGCACATGCCCTGGGCTTACGCATCCTGCTGGACTGGGTAGCCAGCCATACAGCTCAGGATCATGCCTGGGTACAACAACATCCCGATTGGTATGTGACGGAGAAAGGGAAAATGGTCTCTCCCGGCAAACCTCAAAGCGGCATACCAACTGGCTGGGCCAATGTAGTAAAACTCAATTACGACAATCCGGATATGCGTAAAGCCATGACTGAGGCAATGCAGTACTGGCTCAAGGAAACTGATATCGATGGCTATCGTTGCAATGCGGCAGGTTACGTACCAAATACTTACTGGGCCGAACTTCGCCCCCAACTCGATAAAATCAAAACTGTATTCATGCTCTCGGAATGGGAAGATGACCCGGACCAGTTCAAAAGCTGCTTCAATATGAACTACAGTTGGACAATGTATAACATGATGAAGGCGGTAGCCAAAGGGGAACGTACCGCCGATAAGATTGACTCGCTGCGCGAAGCAAACCAGAAACGCTTTCCGAGTTGGTACTACCAGATGATGTTTACGCAAAACCACGACGAAAATACCAATAATGGTACGTTGGACGAGTCATTTGGCCCCGGAGCTGACGCCTTCCTTGTTCTGAGCAGTACGCTCGAAGGCATGCCGCTGGTGTATAACGGCATGGAGTCGAATCTGAACAAACGACTGGCCATTTTAGAGAAAGATACCATTTCGTGGGGCAATTACGCCAAGAGTGATTTCTTCAAAACATTACTCACACTTAAACACCGTAATCGTGCCCTTTGGAATGGTCAGGCGGGTGGTAAAGCGGAAAAGATCATCACCGATCATGACGACAAAGTATATGCTTTTCACCGCCAACGTGAAAATGATCGTGTAGTGGTCATTCTTAATTTAAGTGGTCAGGCTAAAACGATTCACATGATGGGTGATGGTTTTACAGGCATGTATACCGAAATATTCAGCCATCAGCCTGTGGAATTGAAACCAGAAATGGCTGTTACCCTTAAACCCTGGGAATATCGGGTGCTCACAAACTAA
- the rpe gene encoding ribulose-phosphate 3-epimerase — protein sequence MTQPFIAPSLLAADFANLQKELDLINRSEADYLHFDVMDGLFVPNISFGFPLLETAKKYCEKPLDVHLMITQPERYLEAFAEGGASVIHVHYEACTHLHRTLTRIRELGCRAGVALNPHTPVSGLDDVLEQIDVVLIMSVNPGFGGQSFIPHTIQKVIRLKQLLTANHSTALIEIDGGVSEKNAQSLVNAGADILVAGNSVFRASDPLEAIRQLKNSSLPMVA from the coding sequence ATGACTCAGCCTTTTATTGCTCCTTCGCTACTGGCCGCCGACTTTGCTAATCTGCAAAAGGAGCTGGATTTAATAAACCGCAGCGAAGCCGATTATCTTCATTTCGATGTAATGGATGGCTTGTTCGTACCCAATATTTCGTTTGGCTTTCCACTCCTGGAAACCGCAAAAAAATACTGTGAGAAGCCATTGGATGTCCACCTGATGATCACACAACCGGAGCGTTATCTGGAGGCTTTTGCCGAAGGCGGAGCATCGGTCATTCACGTGCATTATGAAGCCTGTACCCATCTTCATCGAACGCTGACCCGCATCCGCGAATTAGGTTGCCGGGCAGGCGTAGCGCTGAATCCGCATACACCCGTTTCCGGACTTGACGATGTGCTGGAACAGATTGATGTCGTTTTAATTATGTCTGTGAATCCAGGTTTTGGTGGACAATCGTTTATACCACATACCATTCAAAAAGTAATCAGGTTAAAACAATTACTGACGGCAAATCACTCAACAGCTCTGATTGAAATTGATGGAGGAGTTAGCGAAAAAAACGCACAATCTTTAGTCAATGCCGGTGCAGATATACTGGTAGCAGGCAACTCCGTTTTCAGAGCGAGCGATCCCTTGGAAGCGATCCGCCAATTAAAAAATAGCAGCCTGCCCATGGTGGCCTGA
- the ligA gene encoding NAD-dependent DNA ligase LigA, with translation MTPQERIAELTDRLNYYTHQYYQNSVSEVDDFTFDQLLAELADLEKQYPEFRQPESPTARVGGTISKEFATVYHRFPMLSLGNTYSEEDLVEFDKRVQKGLNGQPYEYICELKFDGVALSITYENGILVQGATRGDGVRGDDITNNIRTIRTVPLRVGEGRGAGSREQEVAEKGQVAIEFGDGIPPAPSSEPPALFEVRGEGFLPLAEFERINKEREDIGEPLLANPRNAASGTFKQQDSSAVAKRRLDCYVYSFLSDNDVFQTHEESLVAMKQWGFNVSPTWQKCADVQEVMHYINEWEEKRFTLPLGTDGIVIKVNRYDQQRELGYTAKSPRWAIAFKYKAMAASTVLTGIRYQVGRTGSVTPVALLTPVLLAGTVVKRASLHNANEIERLGVMLYDTVFVEKGGEIIPKITGVDLTRRTGQSQPIQYPTTCPACGTPLIRKEGEANHYCPNERGCPPQRQTRFEHFIQRRAMNIESLGEGKIEMLIDRGLVQTPADLYSLTSEQLLGLEKVFLDEETGKKRVVSFREKTVENILTAIERSKTQPVQNVLFALGIRYVGNTTAEKLVDYFGSMDAIMNASQEQLLAVPDTGPRIAESVVAWFADAYNRTFVEQLRAAGLQFMGEKKEVEQEGDALSGKTFLYTGTFANFSREELENRIAANGGKVLSGISKKLNYLIVGENAGPSKVDKAQKLNVPMISEDEFLAMLTE, from the coding sequence ATGACACCCCAGGAGCGCATAGCCGAACTAACCGACCGTCTAAACTATTATACCCATCAATATTACCAGAATAGTGTTTCGGAAGTTGATGACTTCACCTTCGATCAACTCCTGGCCGAATTGGCTGACCTTGAAAAACAATACCCGGAATTCCGCCAGCCCGAATCGCCTACTGCCCGCGTTGGCGGTACCATCAGCAAGGAATTTGCAACCGTCTACCATCGGTTTCCAATGCTATCATTGGGCAATACATACTCGGAAGAAGATCTGGTTGAATTTGATAAGCGGGTTCAGAAGGGCTTAAATGGGCAACCCTACGAATACATCTGTGAGCTAAAGTTTGATGGTGTCGCTCTGAGTATAACCTACGAAAATGGGATACTGGTGCAAGGGGCTACCCGTGGCGATGGCGTTCGGGGTGATGATATAACGAATAACATTCGGACTATTCGTACGGTACCGCTTCGAGTAGGTGAGGGGCGTGGAGCAGGGAGCAGGGAGCAGGAAGTAGCGGAGAAAGGGCAGGTTGCTATTGAGTTTGGCGATGGTATTCCCCCCGCTCCGAGCTCCGAGCCCCCTGCTCTATTCGAAGTGCGGGGGGAGGGCTTCCTGCCGCTGGCCGAGTTCGAGCGGATTAACAAAGAACGTGAGGATATTGGCGAACCCTTACTGGCCAATCCGCGCAATGCCGCGTCGGGCACCTTTAAACAGCAGGACTCCAGTGCTGTAGCAAAACGTCGGCTCGACTGTTACGTCTACTCGTTCCTGTCTGATAATGACGTATTTCAGACCCATGAGGAAAGCCTGGTTGCTATGAAACAGTGGGGCTTCAACGTCTCGCCAACCTGGCAGAAATGTGCCGATGTTCAGGAGGTTATGCACTACATCAATGAATGGGAGGAGAAACGGTTTACGTTACCGCTCGGTACAGATGGTATTGTCATAAAAGTCAATCGGTACGACCAGCAGCGTGAATTAGGCTACACCGCAAAAAGCCCGCGCTGGGCTATTGCATTTAAGTACAAAGCAATGGCAGCCAGTACGGTGTTGACCGGCATTCGATACCAGGTTGGCCGGACAGGCTCCGTTACGCCAGTTGCCTTGCTGACGCCCGTATTATTGGCCGGAACGGTTGTTAAACGGGCATCGCTCCATAATGCCAACGAAATTGAGCGATTGGGCGTGATGCTGTACGATACGGTATTTGTGGAGAAAGGGGGTGAAATTATCCCGAAAATAACCGGTGTTGATCTCACCCGGCGTACCGGTCAAAGTCAGCCTATTCAGTACCCAACAACCTGCCCAGCCTGTGGTACACCCTTAATTCGGAAGGAGGGCGAAGCAAATCATTATTGCCCTAATGAGCGGGGGTGCCCACCGCAGCGACAGACTCGCTTTGAGCATTTTATTCAGCGACGAGCCATGAACATCGAGAGCCTGGGTGAAGGGAAAATAGAAATGCTCATCGACAGGGGCCTTGTGCAGACACCTGCTGACCTTTACAGCCTCACAAGTGAGCAGCTTCTGGGACTTGAAAAAGTGTTCCTCGACGAGGAGACCGGGAAAAAACGTGTGGTCAGCTTTCGGGAGAAAACCGTCGAGAATATTCTGACAGCTATTGAACGATCGAAGACGCAACCAGTACAGAATGTTCTGTTTGCGCTTGGAATTCGGTACGTGGGCAATACAACGGCAGAAAAGTTAGTAGACTATTTCGGGTCGATGGATGCGATTATGAATGCAAGCCAGGAGCAATTACTGGCTGTGCCGGATACGGGTCCGCGTATTGCCGAGAGTGTAGTCGCCTGGTTCGCTGATGCCTATAATCGGACGTTTGTGGAACAATTGAGGGCGGCTGGCTTACAGTTTATGGGCGAGAAGAAAGAGGTAGAGCAAGAAGGGGATGCACTGTCGGGAAAAACCTTTTTGTATACCGGCACATTCGCAAATTTCAGTCGTGAAGAACTCGAAAACCGAATTGCGGCCAACGGCGGTAAAGTTCTCAGTGGAATTTCTAAAAAACTCAACTACCTGATTGTTGGCGAAAATGCTGGGCCATCGAAGGTCGATAAGGCACAAAAACTAAATGTGCCCATGATTAGCGAAGATGAGTTTCTGGCAATGCTGACAGAATGA
- the dapA gene encoding 4-hydroxy-tetrahydrodipicolinate synthase, whose protein sequence is MDTKFHGVGVAIVTPFNADLSIDYDGFGRIVRHISDGGVRYIVLQGTTGESPTVTKQEKKQLLHYLKENNPKNLPIVFGVGGNVTSEVVSGMKDIDFEGVDAILSVCPYYNKPGKRGVIEHFTRIADASPVPVILYNIPFRTGINMSAETICELAQHPNIIGVKEASCVIEQCMEIARDKPDDFLLISGDDVQGVPIISIGGVGVMSVVANAFPAKFSGMIEAALQGDFAFAQKELGHFLRIDPLLYEEGNPVGIKNVLEIMGLISAEVRLPLMKASDDLSERQRAVLQRDGLLELVA, encoded by the coding sequence ATGGATACTAAATTCCATGGCGTAGGTGTTGCTATTGTAACTCCTTTCAATGCCGATTTATCTATCGACTACGACGGCTTCGGTCGTATTGTCCGGCACATCTCCGACGGAGGTGTTCGTTACATCGTCCTGCAAGGCACTACCGGCGAATCGCCTACGGTGACAAAACAGGAAAAGAAACAGTTATTACACTACCTGAAGGAAAATAACCCAAAGAACCTGCCTATCGTGTTTGGTGTAGGTGGTAATGTTACCTCCGAGGTTGTATCGGGTATGAAGGACATTGATTTTGAAGGCGTCGATGCTATTCTGTCGGTTTGTCCGTATTACAATAAACCAGGAAAACGTGGTGTGATCGAGCACTTTACACGTATTGCCGATGCCAGTCCGGTACCCGTTATTCTCTATAACATTCCGTTCCGGACAGGCATTAACATGTCTGCTGAAACCATCTGCGAACTAGCCCAGCATCCGAACATTATTGGCGTGAAAGAAGCATCGTGTGTAATTGAACAGTGCATGGAAATTGCCCGCGACAAACCCGATGATTTCCTGCTTATTTCGGGGGATGATGTACAAGGCGTACCCATTATCAGTATTGGTGGTGTAGGCGTTATGTCGGTAGTAGCCAACGCATTTCCGGCCAAATTCTCCGGTATGATCGAAGCCGCTTTGCAAGGTGATTTTGCCTTTGCACAGAAAGAACTTGGTCATTTCCTCCGCATAGATCCACTGCTGTATGAAGAAGGAAATCCAGTAGGTATAAAAAATGTTCTGGAGATCATGGGCCTGATTTCGGCTGAAGTTCGACTACCGCTTATGAAAGCGTCCGATGACCTGAGTGAGCGTCAGCGGGCTGTTTTACAGCGGGATGGTCTGCTGGAATTGGTAGCCTAG
- a CDS encoding M20/M25/M40 family metallo-hydrolase produces MKIPVQTILRELTALPHRGTATPQGSEAARLLQSYLAEMGATTRMEPFQTPKTYATIVYWLIGGIVAGLVLIPFTGVSVGFVWYFGFLAWKYFNWRYSFIVKFPVQHTANNVIGKWKDRGGGEDRRKVILMAHYDTAPVSLLYSPKQQAGFRASLLISLWLMLLAASLATLEVFGVALPYLTYIRYGLIGYFILQAIIGTAGYWLKGYTNGASDNATGVAAALATANRLNQANLPGLDVEVVLTSAEEVGMLGAYYFVEAHKREWKRTQTMVINFDTLGAGRLTVVEKTGTAEIIEYKNEPTRIARQLIDTELFQDRAQVGRWHTADFDSVWFVRNRIPVLALCALNADGQMPRIHQPDDTLAFVDTTPIETAVDLGEAVVKEWLKTHLAT; encoded by the coding sequence ATGAAAATACCGGTTCAGACAATTTTACGCGAACTTACTGCCTTACCGCATCGCGGAACTGCTACGCCACAAGGATCTGAAGCGGCCCGATTGCTTCAATCGTATTTGGCAGAAATGGGAGCTACCACCCGAATGGAGCCATTTCAGACCCCTAAAACGTACGCGACAATTGTTTACTGGTTAATTGGTGGTATAGTGGCCGGGTTGGTATTGATCCCGTTTACGGGTGTATCTGTAGGTTTCGTCTGGTATTTTGGTTTTCTAGCCTGGAAATATTTCAACTGGCGATATTCGTTTATTGTCAAATTTCCCGTGCAGCATACGGCTAATAACGTCATTGGAAAGTGGAAAGACAGGGGGGGAGGAGAGGATCGCCGGAAAGTGATTTTGATGGCGCATTATGACACGGCTCCCGTATCGTTGCTCTATAGCCCAAAACAACAGGCTGGCTTTAGGGCTTCTCTGCTCATCTCTCTATGGTTGATGTTATTAGCCGCTTCGCTGGCCACACTGGAAGTGTTTGGTGTTGCGTTGCCTTATCTAACGTATATACGTTATGGTCTGATTGGTTATTTCATACTGCAAGCGATAATTGGTACGGCAGGTTACTGGCTAAAAGGATATACCAATGGAGCCAGCGACAATGCAACGGGCGTTGCGGCTGCGCTGGCTACCGCCAATCGACTAAATCAGGCAAATTTGCCGGGCCTGGATGTGGAAGTGGTGCTGACAAGTGCCGAAGAAGTGGGTATGCTTGGCGCCTACTATTTCGTTGAGGCTCATAAAAGGGAGTGGAAACGGACTCAAACAATGGTCATAAATTTCGATACACTGGGTGCCGGAAGGTTAACGGTTGTTGAGAAAACCGGTACCGCAGAAATCATTGAATACAAAAATGAGCCCACACGTATAGCTCGTCAATTAATTGACACAGAGTTGTTTCAGGATCGGGCACAGGTAGGGCGCTGGCATACCGCCGACTTCGACAGTGTATGGTTTGTACGAAACCGTATTCCTGTTCTGGCATTATGCGCCCTAAATGCAGACGGACAAATGCCCAGAATTCACCAACCCGACGATACGTTAGCCTTCGTCGACACAACACCTATTGAAACTGCTGTAGATCTTGGTGAAGCGGTCGTAAAGGAATGGCTGAAAACGCACCTGGCCACGTAA
- a CDS encoding SDR family NAD(P)-dependent oxidoreductase, with translation MKTVLVTGASGNLGTSLVEELHKDGYHIIATLSSEKNLDIFKHLPNVETHVVNLLESDNVSSFLGKIGHKPIHAAALLVGGFATGGIQETEIATLDKMYQLNFITAFNVVKPLMTLFEAQGGGQFVFIGARPAIVPEAGKNLVAYALSKSLIFELANLVNAAGNDSHISATVIVPSTIDTPINREAMPDADPTKWITPEDISKTIAFVLSDTGRMISDPILKLYNQS, from the coding sequence ATGAAAACAGTACTTGTAACAGGTGCCTCTGGCAATCTGGGCACCAGCCTCGTTGAAGAATTACACAAAGACGGTTACCACATCATAGCCACACTGAGTTCAGAGAAAAATCTGGACATTTTTAAGCATCTGCCAAATGTGGAGACCCATGTTGTTAATCTATTGGAATCTGATAACGTTTCCAGTTTTTTGGGCAAGATTGGCCATAAGCCGATTCATGCAGCAGCCTTATTGGTTGGCGGTTTTGCAACGGGTGGCATTCAGGAAACTGAGATAGCCACGCTTGATAAAATGTACCAACTCAACTTTATTACCGCTTTTAACGTGGTTAAACCTCTGATGACTTTATTTGAAGCGCAGGGTGGAGGCCAATTTGTATTTATTGGGGCACGTCCGGCTATTGTACCCGAAGCTGGCAAAAATCTGGTTGCCTATGCACTCAGCAAATCCCTGATTTTTGAACTGGCCAATTTGGTAAATGCGGCTGGGAATGACAGCCACATTTCGGCAACTGTCATTGTTCCCAGCACCATCGATACGCCAATTAATCGGGAAGCTATGCCCGACGCTGACCCTACAAAATGGATTACACCTGAGGATATCAGCAAAACAATTGCCTTTGTCTTATCAGACACCGGCAGAATGATCAGCGATCCTATATTGAAGCTATACAATCAATCTTAA
- a CDS encoding cytochrome-c peroxidase: MKKLLVVIASISLLFQNCAKTDEALAPALTAGPTLPGTSYNYLVPFPAHIQTALAATDNTPANNPITNDGATLGRVLFYDRNLSLNRTVSCGSCHKQALSFDDNVALSRGFNNALTTRNSMSLLNVRFYRSGKMFWDERSATVEKQALQPIQNHLEMGLTLAELESRVNGLSYYPALFQKAFGSTTIDSVKIARSLAQFERSIVTYQSKYDRVKQGTDSFTSLEAQGEQLFLTAPRGGGGGPAPACAGCHTPPMFITSTPAGPFAFPLESGINGQNRFKSGSLRNISTRKFLFHSGNVADVSAMLKAGSPGSGSAGIPAHAVPPADVAALLAFFTTLTDESITTDPKFSDPFKQ; this comes from the coding sequence ATGAAGAAATTACTTGTCGTTATTGCCAGCATCTCTTTACTGTTTCAAAATTGCGCGAAGACCGACGAAGCGCTTGCCCCTGCGCTAACGGCAGGTCCAACGCTCCCCGGCACATCCTACAACTACCTTGTTCCGTTTCCTGCTCATATTCAAACTGCCCTTGCCGCTACCGATAATACACCGGCCAATAACCCAATAACCAACGACGGAGCTACATTGGGACGAGTCCTTTTCTATGACAGAAACTTATCATTGAACAGAACGGTAAGTTGCGGGAGCTGCCATAAGCAGGCACTTTCTTTTGATGATAATGTTGCCTTAAGCAGAGGCTTCAACAATGCACTCACCACCCGAAATTCAATGTCGCTGCTGAATGTGCGGTTCTATAGATCGGGAAAAATGTTTTGGGACGAGCGATCGGCTACCGTAGAAAAGCAGGCGTTACAACCCATTCAGAATCACCTGGAGATGGGGCTTACCCTAGCGGAGCTTGAAAGCCGGGTCAATGGACTAAGTTATTACCCCGCTTTGTTCCAGAAGGCATTTGGGAGTACAACGATTGATTCGGTAAAAATTGCCCGGTCATTGGCTCAGTTTGAACGCTCTATTGTTACCTATCAATCGAAATACGACCGGGTAAAACAGGGGACCGATAGCTTTACATCCCTGGAAGCTCAGGGAGAGCAACTGTTTTTAACCGCACCTAGAGGGGGAGGAGGAGGCCCGGCTCCAGCCTGCGCGGGGTGCCATACGCCACCAATGTTTATCACATCGACACCTGCAGGCCCATTTGCGTTTCCGCTGGAGTCCGGTATCAATGGGCAGAATCGATTCAAGAGCGGCTCCCTACGAAACATCAGTACCCGTAAATTCTTGTTTCATAGTGGAAACGTTGCGGATGTGAGTGCGATGTTGAAGGCGGGATCTCCCGGTTCGGGTAGTGCGGGAATACCAGCACATGCCGTACCACCAGCGGATGTCGCTGCTTTACTCGCCTTTTTTACTACCTTAACTGATGAGTCGATTACCACCGACCCCAAATTTTCAGACCCATTTAAACAGTAG
- a CDS encoding nucleoside triphosphate pyrophosphohydrolase family protein: MHQPDSLNQVAEFHRTFHAPVLETPQIPSAARCQLRVSLLAEELDELRDAITEGDIVAVADALCDLQYVLSGAVLEFGLGDKFKALFDEVQRSNMSKACLTIAEAEATVAEYQAKGFPCHFIESDGKYLVFRDADHKTLKSVNYSPADLAGILKV, encoded by the coding sequence ATGCACCAACCTGATTCGCTTAACCAGGTAGCGGAATTTCACCGCACCTTCCATGCCCCTGTTTTAGAAACTCCCCAAATTCCATCGGCAGCGCGTTGCCAACTGCGTGTGTCGTTACTGGCCGAAGAACTTGATGAACTGCGCGATGCCATTACCGAGGGCGACATTGTGGCCGTAGCCGATGCCTTGTGCGATTTACAATATGTATTGTCGGGGGCGGTGCTTGAATTTGGATTGGGGGATAAATTTAAAGCTCTTTTTGATGAAGTACAGCGCTCAAATATGAGCAAAGCCTGCCTGACGATTGCCGAAGCCGAAGCAACGGTAGCTGAATACCAGGCGAAAGGGTTTCCCTGTCATTTCATCGAATCGGATGGGAAGTACCTGGTGTTTCGGGATGCTGACCATAAGACCCTAAAAAGTGTAAATTATTCTCCGGCTGATCTCGCGGGAATTTTAAAAGTCTAA